GGGCGGGCCGGACTACGGCCGCTTCCTGGAGACCATGCGTGCCCTGCAGGACCACGCCCGCGCCGTCGACGCCCCCGACGAGGTGATCAGCCGGGCCGCCGACGCGCTGCGGGAAGTCTGCGATTTGTTGGCGCCCTTCGACAGCGACGAATGGTCGTCGCCGTCGGGCCGCCGGTTGGATCTGCCCATGCGCGGCAACCTGCTTCCGGTGCCGATGAAGCTCAAGAGGAGCGACGACGGACGGCTCCGCGGCTGGGCCCGGTTTCGGCGCTTCCACCTGGGGCGCAACGGTGCCGCGCACGGCGGCGCCATCGGGCTGCTGTTCGACTCGGTGCTGGGCACCGCGTCGTGGTTGCTGACCGGCGGCCCCTACCAGCGCACCGCCTATCTGCACGTCAACTACCGCAGCATTGTCCCGATCGAGCGGGAGTTACAGCTCGAGACGTGGATCAGCCGGACCGAGGGCCGAAAGATCTTCGTCGAGACCACACTGCGCGACGGCGATACGCTGCTGGCCGACGGCGAGGCGTTGTTCGTGGTGCTCAAACCCGGCCAGCCGTGAGCCGGTGTACTCCCGCGGGTCGGCCACGACAGCCCCGATAGCATGGTCGCGGACGTTTCGACCACCACGCATCCCCCTGGAGACCACGCCATGAGCGCGCCCGCACAGCCCGCCCCGATCCGGGTTCCTGCCGGCACCACCGCCGCCGACGCGGTGCGCGCGGCGGGCCTGCCCAGCCGCGGGGCGCCGGATGCGATCGTGGTGGTGCGCGACGCACAGGGCAAGCTGCGCGACCTGAGCTGGATTCCCGACACCGACACCGAAGCGACCCCGGTACCGGCCGACACCGAGGATGGCCGCAGCGTCATCCGGCACTCGTGCGCGCACGTGCTGGCCCAGGCGGTACAGGACTTGTTCCCGGCCGCCAAGCTCGGTATCGGTCCGCCGATCACCGACGGCTTCTACTACGACTTCGACGTACCCGAGGCCTTCACCCCGGAGGATCTGGCCGCGTTGGAAAAGCGGATGCGGGTCATCATCAAAGACGGCCAGGTGTTCTCCCGGCGGGTCTATGAGTCCAAGGAGGCTGCCCGCGCCGAGCTGGCCGGTGAGCCCTACAAACTGGAACTCGTCGACGACAAGTCCGGTGACAGCGAGATCATGGAGGTCGGCGGTGATGAGCTCACCGCCTACGACAACCTCAATCCCCGTACCCGCGAACGGGTCTGGGGCGACCTGTGTCGCGGCCCGCACATCCCGACCACCCGGTTCATCCCGGCGTTCAAACTCACCCGCTCCTCGGCGGCCTACTGGCGCGGCGACCAGAACAACGCCAGCCTGCAACGTGTCTACGGCACCGCGTGGGAGTCCCAGGAGGCATTGGACCGTCACCTCGAGCTGATCGAGGAAGCTCTGCGTCGCGACCACCGCAGGCTCGGTGTGGAACTGGACTTGTTCAGCTTCCCCGACGAGATCGGTTCGGGCCTACCGGTTTTCCACCCCAAGGGCGGAATCATCCGCCGGGAGCTGGAGGACTACTCGCGGCGCAAGCACATCGAGGCGGGCTACCAGTTCGTCAACACCCCGCACATCACCAAGGCGGCGCTGTACGAAACCTCCGGCCACCTGCAGTGGTACTCGGAGGGGATGTACCCGCCGATGCAAATCGACGCGGAGTTCGCCGAGGACGGCACGCTGCGCAAGCCCGGCCAGGACTACTACCTCAAGCCGATGAACTGTCCGATGCACCACCTGATCTACCGGTCGCGTGGACGTTCCTACCGGGAACTTCCGTTGCGGCTCTTCGAGTTCGGCAGTGTGTACCGCTATGAACGCTCCGGGGTGGTGCACGGTCTGACGCGGGTTCGCGGCATGACCCAGGACGATGCGCACATCTACTGCGCGCGGGAATCCATGCGCGACGAACTGACCTCGCTGCTGCGCTTCGTGCTCGACCTGCTCGCCGACTACGGCCTGGACGACTACTACCTGGAGCTGTCCACCAAGGACCCGGAGAAGTACGTCGGCTCCGACGAGGTGTGGGAAGAGGCCACCGAGACGCTGCGCGAGGTCGCCGAGGCATCCGGGCTGACCCTGGTGCCCGACCCGGGCGGTGCGGCGTTCTACGGGCCGAAGATCTCGGTGCAGGTCAAGGACGCTCTGGGCCGCAGCTGGCAGATGTCGACCATTCAGCTCGACTTCAACATGCCCGACCGGTTCGAGCTGGAGTACACCGCGGCCGATGGCACTCGGCAGCGCCCGGTGCTGATCCACCGGGCCTTGTTCGGCTCGATCGAGCGCTTCTTCGGGGTGCTGACCGAGCATTACGCCGGGGCGTTCCCGGCCTGGCTGGCGCCGGTGCAGGTGGCCGGCATCCCGGTCGCCGACCAGCACGTGGAT
This is a stretch of genomic DNA from Mycolicibacter terrae. It encodes these proteins:
- the thrS gene encoding threonine--tRNA ligase; this encodes MSAPAQPAPIRVPAGTTAADAVRAAGLPSRGAPDAIVVVRDAQGKLRDLSWIPDTDTEATPVPADTEDGRSVIRHSCAHVLAQAVQDLFPAAKLGIGPPITDGFYYDFDVPEAFTPEDLAALEKRMRVIIKDGQVFSRRVYESKEAARAELAGEPYKLELVDDKSGDSEIMEVGGDELTAYDNLNPRTRERVWGDLCRGPHIPTTRFIPAFKLTRSSAAYWRGDQNNASLQRVYGTAWESQEALDRHLELIEEALRRDHRRLGVELDLFSFPDEIGSGLPVFHPKGGIIRRELEDYSRRKHIEAGYQFVNTPHITKAALYETSGHLQWYSEGMYPPMQIDAEFAEDGTLRKPGQDYYLKPMNCPMHHLIYRSRGRSYRELPLRLFEFGSVYRYERSGVVHGLTRVRGMTQDDAHIYCARESMRDELTSLLRFVLDLLADYGLDDYYLELSTKDPEKYVGSDEVWEEATETLREVAEASGLTLVPDPGGAAFYGPKISVQVKDALGRSWQMSTIQLDFNMPDRFELEYTAADGTRQRPVLIHRALFGSIERFFGVLTEHYAGAFPAWLAPVQVAGIPVADQHVDYLEEVAAQLRSHGVRVEVDASDDRMPKKIVNHTNAHVPFMLLAGDRDVEAGAVSFRFADRTQINGVPRDEAVAAIAGWIAARDNTAPTAETLKVGLKVGEVK
- a CDS encoding PaaI family thioesterase; translated protein: MTAPHAGGGFNPPEPTQKGGPDYGRFLETMRALQDHARAVDAPDEVISRAADALREVCDLLAPFDSDEWSSPSGRRLDLPMRGNLLPVPMKLKRSDDGRLRGWARFRRFHLGRNGAAHGGAIGLLFDSVLGTASWLLTGGPYQRTAYLHVNYRSIVPIERELQLETWISRTEGRKIFVETTLRDGDTLLADGEALFVVLKPGQP